The Anolis carolinensis isolate JA03-04 chromosome 2, rAnoCar3.1.pri, whole genome shotgun sequence genome contains the following window.
AATTATGGTAATGCTAACTGCTTTGAGTAAGTATCAGAAAGCTGGGCTATGCTTCTCTATAAATGACTAAATAATACAAGGAACCTGAAATCtccaataatattatttatttacttacttacttcatttttactccgcctttctcaaccccaaaggggtctcaaggcagcttacagatccGGCAAAAGTTCAATGCCGCACAGGTAAACAATAGAACACATCTCATCataatataaacaatctaaatatataagcagttaaaacacatatcaaccatttaacagattaaaaccatacaAAATGCCAAGTCATGAGTTATAAATTACGCAGAGTTCAAGTTCTTGGTAGGCAGAAAAGGACAATTTCATCTTATCTTTAAAAAAGCCCAGCAAATGTAATGGAGGAAATTAAAGATACATTATTCTGGTATATGCTATGAGCAAACTGTGTATCAGGTTTCTCTACAAGACACTATAAATTAATTTGGAGGGTGCGAGATTTTTAGAGGATACCAAAATTGTAGAAAAAACTAGTAATGACACCAAAGGGGGTGGAGTAAAAGGATGGGAAAACAGGTCGTTCACAGTTTGAAAGTAGCTAGTTTCCAATCATTATTTGTTTGCGATTAGTATATATTCTGCAGTGCAAATACAATCACATTCTGTCAGACTCAAGAGGAACCtgatgaacaaattctgccaagaaaaccctgcaataggtttgccttaggatcatcataagaaattatttgaaagcacacaacaataacaactcgtTTGGAAGGAGATTCCCACTCAAAGTACAAAACACATAATGTAAACACTTGCCTTTAGTTCCCCAGGCTTCTTCTCCTCTTGGGATTTGCAATAGGCAATCTTCTGCAGCTTTTGTTCTAGTGGCTCCAGGCACTTCTGCATCTTTTCCTGTATGAAAGAGAAGCAGCAGAGATGGTCGTTAGAAGACTAATTTAAGAACAGAATGATCATTCTAGCAGTCCAACAAAATATCCCTGAGAAGCCTTAAGGAGCACCTAAGATTAAGAGCCTCATTTCCACagactgtttgtttgtttatttcttttgtaTGCCATCCTTTTCTCAgagtgggacccaaggcagcttccagagaaataacttttaaaaaacaatttacaataaaatgtaaaacaattaaaatcaactcataaacattttgaaataaattttaaaacatactgaagttttaaaagataaaacattTTCAATGGAAAGTCCCCCTGCTTACACATTAAAAGACTGCTTATGTCAGGATGACAAATGCCAGTCTTGGATGATATTCTGACATGCTGGAATGTGGGGAGAAGAGTGAGAGTTGATAAGGCCATTTCGCCTGGCTGATGTTTTGAGAACCAGACTGGGAGAATCAAAAGTAGAGTCAGAAGAAGGGGGACTGGTGTTAAAGAGAGTATAAAAACTGCCATGTTGATTGTGGGTTAGAACCATCttgcttgttttctgatggtcaagAATAAAGTGTATCCAGTGTTCCTGAACATTGTGAGCTGTGTTTATTCTAGGGGGGCCAGAATCTGACAGCTTAAACAAAAAGGTGttcaaagaaaaggagggagagggccAATTTATTATGCACAGAAAAAAATTCCAAAGGGTGCTAGCAGCCACTAAAAAGGCTCTCACCAAAGGAAACCTGTAAAGGTGGCAGGGCCAAGTGAAAGCCTTCCCATGAAGATCTTAGACCCTGGCAGGCTCATATCGCGAGATACGGTcttgcagataatctggaccctAACTGAATACAGATTTGTCAGTCATGACCGACACTTTGAATTGTAGTAATttttgtaagtgttatttatgtTCATTTATATTGTAATTTTAATTACTACGGATACTGATGTATTTATGTGTTACAGCATGATATGTGCTgttttgtaaaccaccctgagtctctttctGGAAGATGCTTGTGGgacataaagttgtttattattattatgtctgtttcctgagaaatctgtataaagaccaagtggccacagtaagaacagaccatggaacaacagactggttccagacTGTGATAGAGTACGGCAGGGctatatactttcaccctacctattcaacttgtacgcagaacacatcatgtgacgtgcagggcttgacgaatccaaggccagagttaaaattgctggaagaaacattaacaaccttagatatgcagatgataccactctgatggctgaaagtgaggaggagctgaggagccttatcaccaaggtgaaagaagtgcaaaagccagactgcagttaaacatcaagaaaaacaagattatggcaaccagaccgattgataactggcaaatagagggcgaaaacgtggaggcagtgacagacttaatatttctaggcgtgaagatcactgcagatgcagactgcaaccaggaaatccgAATAAGTTTCCTCTTGGGAGTAATggtcaacctcgataaaatagtgaaaagcagagacaccacactggcaacaaaggtctgcatagttaaagcaatggtattccccatagtaacttatggatgcgagagctggaccataaggaaggctgagcaaaggaagatagatgcttttgaactctggtgctggaggaaaatcctgagagtgccttggaccgcaagaagatccaaccagtccatactccaagaaataatgcctgactgctcactggagggaaggatattagaggcaaagatgaagtattatggccacatcatgagatgtcaggaaagcttggaaaaggtcatgatgctggggaaaatggaaagaaaaaggaagagagggcaaccaagggcaagatggatggatggtatccttgaagtgactggcatgaccttgagggaactgggagcGGCGACGgtcgacagggaactctggtgtggactggtccatgaggtcacgaagagtcggaaatgactgcgtgaatgaagaaccAGAAAGAAACCAGGAGCCAATGAAACTATTTTGAAAAGAACGTTATATGTTTGCTATAACTGGTGCCAGTCAGTATTCTGTCTGAACTACTTTCAATTCACTAAAGTTTTTGAAAAgttttcaaaagcagccccacacaGTATTatagtagtccaaacaggatgtaatcaAGGTAAGATCTGACGTCTCAAGGAACAATTGCAGCTGGTGCACTGGTTTTAGCTGGGCAAATGCATTCCTGGCCACTGCCGTAACTTGGATAACCTTAACCTTAACTTTCATCAAAAGGAGCAGGAGCGTCCGGTGGACTAGGGGATAaatgccttgtgacttgaaggttgggttgctgacctgaaggctgccaagttcgaatcccacctggggagagcgcagatgagctccctctatcagctccagctccatgcggggacatgagagaagcctcccacaaggatggtaaaacatcaaaacatccgggcgtcccctgggcaacatccttgcagacggccaattctctcactccagaagcaactccggttactcctgacacgaaaaaaaaaatcaaaaggagCAATTcccttctttgagtagagtggcaaaaggctttTTGAATGTTTGGACAGGAAAACGACAGTGCTGGTGCTTTTGCCTCTCTGCAAAATGGATCCAAGGAACACCACACTGAGCCCCAAAGTTTAACCCGCAACTCATCCATAGGTCACATGAAAATCCATAATTGTGgctccaaacctgccctcaatgtGTAAGTGACTTAATACACAAGAACAGGCAAGTTACAAACAACCAAtatacaaacaactcataggtaAGAACAGGGGTCAGACAACAACAagcaagagaaatctacccctggaagggaaattcactcctgtaagagttattatGGGTAAAAGGTGTCTCCAGGAAGATTTCTttgcaatccttgtttctacaacaagccatttttttcagaatctatccaattatcacagggactgaaagtgaggtgaaatcttttgaacagggacacagcaaaacaaacaccatgtaatgttaacccttctctatgttatccaaagctggagttaacaCTTCAAAAATGcagctgttctgacttacatacaaactcaacttataaacaaacctacagaacctatcttgtttgtaacttggggactgcctgtatacaccgTAGCTTGCTTTTGAACAGACAGAAAGAGGACTGTATTTCAAACAATTCATTCCCATTATAAAGTGGATATTTTGGTAAATTATCTGATGCTGAAGTTTAAGACTGAATGAGCTCTCCCAATTGCTTTCTAATAATAGTGCCTATACAGGGATTATAGTGCTGTCGTGTTAACTCACTGTAGACAAACCACTAAGAATGAAAAGGATAGTTATATAAAACAGAACAGACATGTATTCATTGATTTCATAACATTATCTTTCAATTTCACTGAAACACAAATTATTTATAAACTGCTAGTCTAACTATGTCATTTTAATGAATCTACTGCTAAACTTTACCATTCTTTAGAATGTATTAATAGCCTGAATTAATTGTACAAGATTTTTCATAGGCTTTGAAGCAATTTCATCAAATcacttttatatttatacatggtttaattctatttttttctgaaGCTGAAGCAAGTCTCCTAACCAAACAATGAGTCTATTTAACAGTATCTATGTTTGTTTATAGGAATTTGAATGAAATAGAGCTTTCTCCATAATAAAGAAACTTGTCAGAAACCAGGTACAAAAATGACTATAACAGGGATGGAGAAACTGCATCTCATCAACTGAAAGTATTTCatgggggctttttttttttgcagcctcTACTAATCACTCCCAACATGTAAACTGCCACCCTTCCAGGATTGGCAAATACATCAAAACTACCTCCCAAAAAGGAAATCAGCTGACTATGGAAGCTGAATGTTACTTTAGTTTTTGTTTGATCGGCTCTGATTTTGTTTTAAGTCTCTCTTTAATTTTCTGGCACTCACACAGGCTGTGCAGTGCATTCTCAATGCAAACTCATCTACTGCTGTGATAACAAGGAAACAATGGTCTGACAAAAAGAGCAAGTACGTATCTCATTCATAGTTCAGCTTGCTGGTCAGGATGCTCTTCACTGTCTCcctgttattatttttttaaatcctgacTGCAGTCATCCTCCTGCCCCAACTTTACCTTATATTCCTGAGAAGCATCATCCACAGAGACAACTGTGTGAGAGCGGTGTTCGAGGGAGATCTCGCACACTAAGCAAACAGCCTCCTGGTCCTCCTTGCAGAAAAGTCCGAGCACTTCATTGTGCTTTTTACATAAGTTCTCGTCCCGTACCTTGCGCTTGTTTGTGACCTGCAGCTGCTTGGCTATCTCTACCATGTTGCCCAGCTGCCGGTTGGGTTTCAGACTACGGTGGCGGGAAGTCTTACGGCAGACAGGGCAAGGGAAGTCCCGATTTAGATCCTCCCACCATCGGGTAATGCAGTCTCGGCAGAAGTTGTGGCCACATTCAATGATGACAGGGTCTTTCAAATACTCCAAACAGACGGAACAGCTGGCTTCTACCTGAAGGTTCTCCAGAGGGTTTGTCGTAGCCATGACTCTTGAAAAGCAGAGAGGAAATACTGTGGTCAGAACCAAGTAAGCCTCAAGAGTTGAGAATGTTTAGGACAGCATATATTCACTCTACATGGGTGAATGCTTGAGTCTTGGGCCTGACTAGGTCTATAGGACTGAAGAAACCCACTTTCAAAATGGAGA
Protein-coding sequences here:
- the trim39 gene encoding E3 ubiquitin-protein ligase TRIM39 isoform X4 codes for the protein MATTNPLENLQVEASCSVCLEYLKDPVIIECGHNFCRDCITRWWEDLNRDFPCPVCRKTSRHRSLKPNRQLGNMVEIAKQLQVTNKRKVRDENLCKKHNEVLGLFCKEDQEAVCLVCEISLEHRSHTVVSVDDASQEYKEKMQKCLEPLEQKLQKIAYCKSQEEKKPGELKRKIEDRRQLIISEFEELHLFLAAEQEILMRRLEEEEKEILQKLKENVAKLSEQRAILNSLITEIEEKCLQSGIEMLKDVKSTLERFEELQAQEPRLVSIELEKNFCNFPRQYFVLRKILKKLTGGNVAAQQMLPCGFQYSSPLVMLTRTAGNFLPATSEKVC